From a single Nostoc edaphicum CCNP1411 genomic region:
- a CDS encoding iron uptake porin: MSHLLWKTLVLSPVVLGVTVLVSAKAVATELASFSEDPKVKYAQTEAPEAIGTSLSIKTEQPKINQQLFAQAKTDGNQVLEQVNRYSSEGKNQNSLSQVTSVSQFSDVQPTDWAFQALQSLVERYGCIAGYPNSTYRGNRALTRYEFAAGLNACLDRVNELIATATADLVSKQDLATLQRLQEEFSAELATLRGRVDSLEARTAELEANQFSTTTKLVGEAIFAVTDIFGGNTGDANNTVFQDRVRLDLQTSFTGKDVLHTRLAASNAGAFAQLDSAGLPIDTGEGKQTFQIGGDTGNSVSIDWLAYYVPIGPAQAYFAATGGIHSDYAATNNPYFEDFDGGNGALSTFASESPIYRIGGGAGAALTLPFGSGGSFLKPSSLTVGYLASNANNPGINQGLFNGNYAALGQLNFSVGDRFAIAATYVHGYHGAGGGSLFDAGAGLGSANRVVGTGQANTLTALDGSSSNSYGISAAFRPSDKLSVSGFVSYHDVTGFGADDDYEAWSYGLGIALPDFGKQGNVLGIFAGAEPYAFNRPDLVGNDVPYHIEGFYKYRVSDNISITPGVIWLTSPGQNSDNDDAIIGTLRTTFTF; this comes from the coding sequence ATGTCTCATCTATTGTGGAAAACTCTGGTACTAAGTCCAGTAGTTTTGGGAGTGACGGTGTTGGTTTCCGCTAAGGCTGTAGCTACTGAATTAGCAAGCTTTTCTGAAGATCCAAAGGTAAAATACGCTCAGACAGAAGCACCAGAAGCTATTGGTACTTCACTATCAATCAAAACAGAACAACCAAAAATTAATCAGCAGTTATTTGCCCAAGCAAAGACTGATGGAAATCAGGTTTTAGAACAAGTTAATCGCTACAGCAGCGAAGGCAAGAATCAGAATTCACTGTCTCAAGTCACATCAGTTTCTCAGTTTTCTGATGTACAGCCGACTGATTGGGCATTCCAAGCTTTACAATCCCTAGTTGAACGCTACGGTTGTATTGCAGGATACCCCAATTCTACTTATCGCGGCAACCGGGCACTGACTCGTTATGAGTTTGCCGCAGGTTTGAATGCTTGTTTAGATCGGGTTAATGAACTGATTGCGACGGCAACTGCTGACTTGGTGTCAAAACAGGATTTGGCGACCCTCCAGCGTTTGCAAGAGGAATTCTCGGCAGAATTGGCAACTCTGCGTGGTCGAGTAGATTCTCTAGAAGCACGAACTGCTGAACTAGAAGCAAATCAGTTTTCTACTACCACTAAATTGGTGGGTGAAGCTATTTTTGCCGTTACTGACATTTTTGGCGGTAATACTGGCGATGCTAACAATACTGTCTTCCAAGATAGGGTGCGTTTAGACTTGCAAACCAGCTTCACAGGTAAAGACGTTTTACACACTCGTCTTGCAGCAAGCAATGCCGGAGCTTTTGCACAACTGGATAGCGCCGGTCTTCCTATCGATACTGGTGAAGGCAAGCAAACGTTTCAAATTGGTGGTGACACTGGCAACTCTGTCAGTATAGACTGGCTGGCATATTACGTACCCATAGGCCCAGCCCAAGCTTACTTTGCGGCCACCGGAGGTATTCATAGCGATTATGCTGCCACCAACAATCCTTACTTTGAGGACTTTGATGGTGGTAATGGTGCATTATCTACCTTTGCTTCTGAAAGCCCCATCTATCGGATTGGTGGTGGTGCAGGTGCAGCCCTGACTTTACCCTTTGGTAGCGGTGGTAGCTTTTTGAAACCAAGTTCACTGACTGTAGGCTACTTAGCGTCAAATGCTAATAATCCTGGAATAAATCAAGGTTTATTCAATGGTAACTACGCAGCTTTGGGACAGTTGAACTTTAGTGTTGGAGATCGCTTTGCGATCGCTGCTACCTACGTTCATGGATATCATGGTGCTGGAGGTGGTAGCTTATTTGATGCAGGTGCTGGTTTGGGTAGCGCGAACCGTGTCGTAGGTACTGGTCAAGCTAACACCTTAACTGCCCTAGACGGATCTTCCAGTAATTCATACGGAATATCGGCAGCCTTCCGACCGAGCGACAAACTATCAGTTAGTGGCTTCGTTTCTTACCACGATGTCACAGGCTTTGGTGCTGATGATGATTATGAAGCTTGGAGTTATGGTCTTGGCATAGCCTTGCCTGACTTCGGTAAACAAGGTAACGTTTTAGGTATTTTTGCTGGTGCAGAACCCTATGCCTTTAACCGACCAGATTTAGTTGGTAATGATGTACCTTATCACATTGAAGGATTTTACAAGTATCGCGTGTCAGATAACATCTCAATTACCCCTGGTGTCATCTGGTTGACCTCTCCTGGTCAAAACAGTGATAACGACGATGCAATTATCGGCACGTTGAGAACAACTTTCACCTTCTAA
- the aroA gene encoding 3-phosphoshikimate 1-carboxyvinyltransferase: MDTIAIPALNRPVDATVEIPGSKSLTNRALLVAALAQGDSILENALFSEDSEYFAKCVEQLGIPITLNPNLAQIQIAGRGGEIPAKQADLFVGLSGTTARFISALVALGNGEYRLDGVPRMRERPMGDMLTVLQTGGATVNFEENSGFMPYTLYSQGFAGGNFCLKANQTSQQLSALLMIAPYAQQDTIFEVEGTLVSQSYIKMTCSLMADFGVEVIQIGENQFQIKAGQRYQARHYTIEPDASNASYFFAAAAVTGGRVRVKHLTKQSCQGDILWLNVLEQMGCQINDSDDYTEVTGPKQLQGIDIDMNDISDLVQTLAAIAPFASSPITIRNVEHIRYKETDRIKAVVTELRRLGVKVEEFADRLKIEPGPITPAAIETYHDHRMAMAFAVTGLKVPGIVIKDPGCTAKTFPDYFTRFFQMLEQ; encoded by the coding sequence GTGGATACCATTGCAATTCCTGCTTTAAATCGGCCAGTGGATGCCACGGTAGAAATTCCCGGTTCTAAAAGTCTTACTAATCGGGCGCTGCTTGTTGCAGCTTTGGCGCAAGGTGACTCCATTTTAGAAAATGCCTTATTTAGTGAAGACAGCGAGTATTTTGCCAAATGTGTAGAGCAATTGGGTATTCCCATTACTTTGAATCCTAATCTGGCTCAGATTCAGATTGCAGGAAGGGGAGGTGAAATCCCAGCTAAACAGGCAGATTTATTTGTGGGTTTATCAGGTACTACAGCACGATTTATCTCGGCGCTGGTAGCACTGGGTAATGGCGAATATCGGCTAGATGGCGTTCCTCGGATGCGAGAACGACCGATGGGTGACATGCTGACGGTGCTGCAAACGGGTGGAGCAACAGTTAACTTTGAGGAAAACTCCGGGTTTATGCCCTACACCCTCTATAGTCAGGGATTCGCTGGCGGAAATTTTTGCTTGAAAGCCAACCAAACTAGTCAGCAACTTTCGGCATTGCTGATGATTGCGCCTTACGCTCAACAGGATACGATTTTTGAAGTTGAGGGTACGCTGGTTTCTCAGTCTTACATCAAAATGACCTGTAGCCTAATGGCAGATTTTGGTGTTGAGGTGATTCAGATTGGCGAGAATCAATTTCAGATTAAAGCTGGTCAACGTTACCAAGCTCGACATTACACAATAGAACCCGATGCGTCAAATGCCTCTTACTTTTTCGCCGCCGCCGCCGTTACGGGTGGACGGGTGCGCGTCAAACATTTGACTAAACAATCCTGTCAGGGTGATATTCTCTGGCTGAATGTTTTAGAACAGATGGGTTGCCAAATTAATGATTCCGATGATTACACTGAAGTGACGGGGCCGAAGCAATTGCAAGGCATCGACATTGATATGAATGATATATCGGATTTGGTGCAAACATTAGCAGCGATCGCACCCTTTGCCAGTTCACCGATTACCATTCGTAACGTAGAACATATTCGATATAAAGAAACCGATCGCATTAAAGCCGTGGTTACAGAGTTGCGTCGGCTAGGAGTGAAGGTTGAAGAATTCGCAGATAGATTGAAAATTGAGCCTGGCCCCATTACCCCTGCGGCGATTGAAACCTATCACGATCATCGAATGGCGATGGCTTTTGCTGTCACGGGCTTAAAGGTTCCAGGGATTGTAATTAAAGATCCTGGCTGTACAGCTAAGACCTTTCCAGATTACTTTACCCGATTCTTCCAAATGTTAGAACAATAA
- a CDS encoding iron-siderophore ABC transporter substrate-binding protein: MKRFIRRLSYLLCLGIVAFILVCACSPSNYQDATSPTSSAENCRIIKHPMGETCVPLNAQRIVALDILSLGETVALGIKPIAATIWSRTEINSEVPPYLAERIKGIVLHSYSTSQPNLETILQLKPDLIISPSDPSSRGQYQQLSQIAPTVLVPWAEISRDWKQHLKETAKVFDKTEVATQLLNGYSQRVAKLKQRLQNNRLQPFQASFVYVNSGGVYLGMKKSFSGTILNDIGLLSPQSSNNLSLPISEESFSEIDSDVIFIGCYQKNDCSTLEKLRGKPLWSKVKAVQNKQVFPVDFQSWYGFDFLAAHAVLDDIEKYLN; this comes from the coding sequence ATGAAGAGGTTTATACGCCGTCTCAGCTATCTGCTATGTCTGGGAATTGTGGCATTTATACTTGTTTGTGCCTGTAGCCCAAGTAACTACCAAGATGCCACATCTCCAACATCTTCAGCAGAAAATTGTCGAATCATAAAACATCCAATGGGGGAAACCTGCGTTCCACTCAATGCTCAACGAATTGTAGCTTTAGATATCCTGAGTCTTGGTGAAACCGTTGCTTTGGGTATCAAGCCAATCGCAGCAACAATATGGTCTCGGACAGAAATCAATTCCGAAGTTCCCCCTTATTTAGCAGAAAGAATCAAAGGAATTGTTTTACATAGTTATTCTACTAGCCAACCCAATTTAGAGACAATTCTGCAACTTAAGCCCGACTTAATCATTAGTCCTTCAGATCCGTCATCACGAGGGCAGTATCAGCAATTATCACAAATTGCTCCTACCGTATTAGTTCCTTGGGCAGAGATTTCACGAGATTGGAAACAACACTTAAAAGAAACCGCAAAAGTTTTTGATAAAACAGAGGTAGCTACTCAACTCTTAAATGGCTACTCTCAAAGAGTTGCAAAACTAAAACAGAGATTACAGAATAATCGTCTTCAGCCATTTCAGGCATCATTTGTATATGTTAACTCTGGAGGAGTATATCTTGGTATGAAAAAATCCTTTTCTGGCACAATTTTAAATGATATTGGGCTGCTATCTCCTCAATCATCTAATAATTTATCCTTGCCCATTTCCGAGGAAAGTTTTTCTGAAATTGATAGTGATGTTATTTTTATCGGATGTTATCAAAAAAATGATTGCTCTACTTTAGAAAAACTTCGGGGAAAACCCTTATGGTCTAAAGTTAAAGCTGTCCAAAACAAACAAGTATTTCCTGTAGATTTTCAGAGTTGGTATGGATTTGATTTTCTTGCCGCTCATGCTGTACTGGATGACATTGAGAAGTATTTAAATTAA
- a CDS encoding TonB-dependent siderophore receptor yields MRLIKSLSGLMFTASFFILVIQSVLAETDGVNSVNVRDKRKFISTIPQLSEVELPHHAGLLLTQNPGTEIIVEVTGVRITKTEKGVEIILETAKGDALKPIQKNEGNKLIIDIPNSQLRYEGGDIFRQEKPFAGIAEVLVVNQDNNTIQVTVTGETELPTVELFDGDEGLIFGVTPAATAMQPPQQPTSETPQEEPAAPADEPIELVVTGEEDKYRVTNTTTGTRTDTPLRDLPQSIQIIPQEVLRDQRADISSALINAPSVRTSSPTNFETLRIRVRGFFTQPTLNGFKDSLSSNLGPDLTGIERIEVLQGPNSILFGSSSPGGTVNFVTKQPLRDPYYFAEATIGNFNFYRGEVDLSGPLDDAKKVLYRLNASYRDQEFFIDSSKARNLVIAPVVSIELGENTNLTVEGIYKNIKSEGISFGLPAIGTILSNPNGKIPRDRNVNEGSINTEVSRIGYTLEHKFSEAWSFKNSFQYSRYYSPDLGTFPVGLLDDNRTLERIYIEGLYDQRDYRLLTNVIGKFATGSIKHQLLFGFDLGRQSIDSSGIDREIAPLDLFNPIYGQLPGAITFESDTNTVTDELGFIVQDQVTIADNLKLLLSGRFDNFKQTDKDFLADTETSQSGSAFSPRVGILYQPIPPISLYANYSQSFQPAIGRAFDESEFKPTKGTQFEIGVKADLNDRLSTTLALYDITQSNIVTDDPDNLGFAVQTGEQRSQGIELSVAGEILSGWNIFASYAYNDARVTKDNIIPVGNRALQTTPHAASLWTTYEIQRGDLQGLGFGLGLFYVGDRAGDAGNTFEVPSYLTTDAAIFYKQDRLRAAINIKNLFNVDYFENAFNRLRVSPGAPFTVQGTISWTF; encoded by the coding sequence ATGAGATTAATAAAATCGCTTTCCGGGCTGATGTTTACAGCCTCATTTTTTATACTCGTAATACAGTCAGTGTTGGCTGAAACTGATGGAGTAAATTCAGTAAATGTTAGAGATAAACGCAAATTTATATCAACTATTCCCCAGTTGAGTGAGGTAGAACTTCCTCATCATGCTGGACTGTTGTTAACTCAGAACCCTGGTACAGAAATAATAGTAGAAGTTACAGGGGTACGCATCACCAAAACGGAAAAAGGTGTTGAGATAATTTTAGAAACTGCTAAAGGTGATGCTCTCAAACCTATTCAGAAGAATGAAGGCAATAAATTAATTATCGATATTCCCAATTCGCAATTGCGTTATGAGGGTGGTGATATATTTCGCCAAGAAAAACCATTTGCCGGAATTGCGGAAGTATTGGTAGTTAATCAAGATAATAATACTATCCAGGTGACAGTAACGGGGGAGACTGAACTCCCAACAGTTGAGTTATTTGATGGAGATGAAGGGCTGATTTTTGGTGTGACACCTGCTGCAACTGCAATGCAGCCACCACAGCAGCCAACAAGTGAAACACCGCAAGAGGAACCAGCAGCGCCAGCTGATGAACCGATTGAGTTGGTGGTGACAGGGGAGGAAGACAAGTATCGCGTCACGAATACCACCACCGGGACAAGAACTGATACACCTCTGCGTGACCTTCCCCAATCGATTCAGATTATTCCTCAAGAAGTGCTGCGCGATCAACGCGCCGATATTTCCAGTGCGCTTATTAATGCCCCAAGCGTCCGCACTTCATCTCCAACTAATTTTGAAACATTGCGGATACGAGTTCGAGGATTTTTTACCCAGCCTACACTAAACGGTTTCAAAGACTCTTTATCTTCTAACCTTGGGCCTGACCTTACAGGAATTGAAAGAATAGAAGTCCTGCAAGGGCCAAACTCTATTTTATTTGGTTCATCATCACCAGGGGGAACGGTTAACTTTGTGACGAAACAGCCCCTACGCGATCCTTACTACTTTGCCGAAGCAACTATTGGTAATTTTAACTTTTACCGTGGTGAAGTGGATCTGTCTGGGCCGTTAGACGATGCGAAGAAAGTACTATATCGGCTTAACGCATCATACCGAGATCAAGAGTTTTTCATTGACTCTAGCAAAGCTAGAAATCTAGTGATTGCGCCGGTAGTGAGTATTGAACTTGGAGAAAATACAAATCTAACTGTTGAAGGCATTTACAAAAACATAAAATCTGAAGGAATTAGTTTTGGCTTGCCTGCAATTGGAACAATACTTTCTAACCCTAATGGCAAAATACCCCGCGATCGCAACGTAAATGAAGGTAGCATTAACACCGAAGTTTCTAGAATTGGGTACACATTAGAGCATAAATTTAGTGAGGCTTGGTCATTTAAAAATTCATTTCAATATAGCAGGTATTATTCTCCTGATTTAGGCACTTTCCCCGTAGGGCTTTTAGATGATAATCGCACTTTGGAGAGAATCTACATAGAAGGACTCTACGATCAACGCGACTATAGGCTTTTGACCAATGTTATTGGTAAGTTTGCAACTGGCTCAATTAAACATCAATTACTATTTGGCTTTGATTTGGGCAGACAAAGTATAGATTCTAGCGGTATTGATCGAGAAATTGCTCCACTTGATTTGTTCAATCCGATTTATGGTCAGCTACCTGGTGCAATTACATTTGAATCTGATACCAATACCGTGACCGATGAGCTTGGCTTTATCGTGCAAGATCAAGTAACAATTGCAGACAATTTAAAGCTGCTACTTAGCGGTCGATTTGATAACTTCAAGCAAACTGACAAAGACTTTCTCGCAGATACAGAAACAAGTCAATCCGGGAGTGCTTTTAGTCCCCGTGTGGGCATTCTATATCAGCCAATCCCACCTATTTCTCTCTATGCTAACTACAGTCAATCATTCCAGCCAGCAATTGGTCGAGCCTTTGATGAAAGTGAATTTAAGCCAACCAAGGGGACTCAGTTTGAAATTGGAGTCAAAGCAGATTTGAATGACAGGCTTTCAACTACATTGGCGTTGTACGATATTACCCAATCGAATATTGTAACTGACGATCCAGATAACTTAGGCTTTGCTGTTCAAACTGGAGAACAGCGTAGTCAAGGAATCGAACTCAGTGTTGCGGGTGAAATTTTATCAGGATGGAACATCTTTGCTAGCTATGCTTACAACGATGCCCGCGTCACTAAAGATAATATCATTCCAGTCGGGAACCGTGCATTGCAGACAACTCCCCATGCTGCCAGCTTATGGACAACCTACGAAATTCAACGAGGAGACTTACAAGGTTTGGGCTTTGGTTTGGGACTTTTTTATGTAGGCGATCGCGCCGGAGATGCTGGAAATACATTTGAAGTACCCAGCTATTTAACAACTGATGCTGCTATCTTCTACAAGCAAGACAGATTACGTGCTGCGATCAATATCAAAAACCTCTTTAATGTGGATTATTTTGAAAATGCCTTCAATCGATTGCGAGTCTCTCCTGGTGCGCCATTTACTGTGCAGGGAACTATTTCTTGGACGTTTTAA
- a CDS encoding helix-turn-helix transcriptional regulator, whose product MTKILTDTDWQELWAESEQNGHASFQSKGFETIRKGKLLDVSHTYECWSELRNGLSISIHQEEFIDDLVWVRDIFDKSQFGLSFFLSGKVRIERHGLTDKTDEIVGRYYSECNCDIKETEWWKAGEKFSRIYLKIEPQEFFQSFGEEELEQIPISLRQAVMNGKVQPYYQQGEITQQMWKVLCNILKCPYQGLMKRMYLESQAIELITLHFQQIQEQEIRNHSFPGKNLRDVERIYQAKEILLGNLENPPSLIDLARQVGINEFKLKRGFRQVFGTSAFKYLHNYRLEKAKQLLALGDMKIEEVAFRVGFDSRSYFALAFRKKFGLNPKQYFQHHHKSL is encoded by the coding sequence ATGACAAAAATTCTTACAGATACAGATTGGCAAGAATTATGGGCAGAAAGTGAGCAAAATGGTCACGCTTCTTTTCAATCAAAGGGTTTTGAAACTATCCGTAAAGGGAAACTTCTAGATGTCTCTCATACCTATGAGTGCTGGTCAGAATTACGTAATGGACTATCTATTTCAATACATCAGGAAGAGTTTATTGATGATCTTGTGTGGGTTAGAGATATTTTTGATAAATCTCAATTTGGCTTGAGTTTTTTCCTCTCAGGAAAAGTGAGAATTGAACGCCACGGTTTAACTGACAAGACAGACGAAATAGTAGGCAGATATTATTCAGAATGTAACTGTGACATCAAAGAAACTGAATGGTGGAAAGCTGGTGAGAAGTTTTCACGAATTTATCTGAAAATTGAACCGCAGGAATTTTTTCAAAGTTTTGGTGAAGAAGAATTAGAACAGATACCAATTTCCCTGCGCCAAGCAGTGATGAATGGTAAGGTACAGCCTTACTACCAGCAAGGGGAAATCACACAGCAAATGTGGAAAGTCTTATGTAATATCCTCAAGTGTCCCTATCAAGGCTTGATGAAGCGAATGTATTTGGAAAGTCAAGCAATAGAATTGATTACGCTTCATTTTCAGCAAATTCAGGAGCAGGAGATACGTAATCATAGCTTTCCAGGGAAGAATTTGAGAGATGTTGAGAGAATTTACCAAGCTAAAGAAATTTTGTTGGGTAATCTAGAAAATCCACCCAGCCTGATAGACTTAGCACGACAAGTAGGGATAAATGAATTTAAATTGAAGCGTGGGTTTCGTCAAGTTTTCGGGACATCTGCGTTCAAATATTTGCACAACTATCGCCTGGAAAAAGCGAAACAACTTTTAGCATTAGGAGATATGAAGATTGAAGAAGTAGCATTTAGGGTAGGTTTTGACAGTCGCAGTTACTTTGCTTTAGCTTTTCGCAAAAAATTTGGATTGAATCCCAAACAATACTTTCAACATCATCACAAATCCCTCTAG
- a CDS encoding adenylate/guanylate cyclase domain-containing protein: MAGNVGSQKRAQYTVIGSHVNLAARIESYTVGGQILISENSCKDANIDLQIAGQLQIEPKGIKHPVTICEIRGIGGQYNLSLPEDDEEMVILN; the protein is encoded by the coding sequence GTGGCGGGAAATGTTGGTTCTCAAAAACGCGCTCAATATACAGTTATTGGCAGTCATGTTAATTTGGCTGCCAGAATTGAGTCTTATACCGTGGGAGGACAGATTTTAATTTCCGAAAATAGCTGTAAGGATGCTAATATTGACCTCCAAATTGCTGGGCAACTACAAATAGAACCCAAGGGGATAAAACACCCTGTGACAATTTGTGAAATTCGTGGCATTGGTGGTCAATATAATTTATCCTTGCCTGAAGATGATGAAGAAATGGTCATTCTCAATTAA
- the acsF gene encoding magnesium-protoporphyrin IX monomethyl ester (oxidative) cyclase, giving the protein MVNTLPKPEIKTPSKETVLTPRFYTTDFETAAKLDLSAQETELQAMLTEMRTDYNRHHFVRDEAFEHSWEHIGGEARQAFIEYLERSCISEFSGFLLFKELSRKLKNRSPVLAEIFQLMARDEARHAGFLNKAMGDFKVSLDLATVTKTRTYTFFPIEWVLYTVYLSEKIGYWRYIIIFRHLEKHPENEFYPIFRYFESWCQDENRHGDIFKALLRSQPQLWNTWKSRLWSRFFLLSVFATHTLTVHERSGFYKSLGLDATEFDFQVVRNTNETAGRAFPVMLNTEHPKFFPRLQRCAGYNLKIAEIESSSAPKVVKLIRKLPLIAAIVWNLLLVYLIKPIDTEVLRGTVR; this is encoded by the coding sequence ATGGTTAACACTCTACCCAAGCCAGAAATTAAAACCCCCAGTAAAGAAACGGTACTCACTCCCCGGTTTTATACTACAGATTTTGAAACCGCAGCCAAGCTGGATTTGTCTGCCCAAGAAACAGAGTTGCAGGCGATGTTGACAGAAATGCGGACAGACTACAACCGCCACCATTTTGTTCGTGATGAAGCCTTTGAGCATTCTTGGGAACACATTGGTGGTGAAGCAAGGCAGGCGTTTATCGAGTATTTGGAACGTTCTTGCATTTCTGAGTTTTCTGGCTTCTTGCTATTCAAGGAATTATCCCGCAAGCTGAAAAATCGCAGTCCAGTGCTAGCGGAAATATTTCAACTGATGGCGCGTGATGAAGCTCGCCACGCCGGATTTCTCAACAAAGCAATGGGCGATTTTAAAGTCTCCCTGGATTTAGCCACTGTTACTAAAACCCGTACCTATACGTTTTTCCCGATTGAGTGGGTACTTTACACCGTTTACCTCTCAGAAAAAATCGGCTACTGGCGTTACATTATTATTTTCAGACATCTAGAAAAGCACCCAGAAAACGAGTTTTACCCCATCTTCCGTTATTTTGAGAGTTGGTGTCAGGACGAAAACCGTCACGGAGATATATTCAAAGCATTATTGCGTTCTCAACCGCAACTTTGGAACACCTGGAAATCTAGGCTGTGGAGTCGGTTTTTCTTACTCTCAGTATTTGCTACCCACACCTTGACAGTTCATGAACGTTCCGGGTTCTACAAATCACTGGGACTTGATGCCACAGAATTTGATTTCCAAGTTGTCCGCAACACCAATGAAACTGCGGGACGGGCTTTTCCGGTGATGCTGAATACTGAACACCCCAAGTTTTTCCCACGGCTGCAACGCTGTGCAGGTTACAACTTGAAAATTGCAGAGATTGAGAGCAGTTCTGCGCCGAAAGTTGTGAAGCTAATTCGCAAACTACCTTTGATTGCAGCAATTGTTTGGAATCTGCTGTTAGTTTATCTGATCAAACCCATTGATACTGAAGTATTGCGGGGAACGGTTCGTTAG
- a CDS encoding pentapeptide repeat-containing protein — MANREHLTLLKAGAVTWIEWRKKNPQIEPDLSSANLQGDNLRGANLQGVNLRKVDLSNALLVRANLSGADLSSANLYKAFLIEANLSAANFSVANLSGAVLTQADLSHANLIGADLSQVDLRGAAIAYANLIGTDLRGANLKDADLGSAKLMRTNLSFANLIEANLIAADLSEASLYETEMLGAYLYKADLYKANLNKAHLSGAYLLRANLSEADLSQADLSWTNLRSANLAGANLRGANLRGADIREANLSGVNLQEAIMPDASRHN; from the coding sequence ATGGCAAATCGAGAGCATCTAACTTTACTCAAAGCAGGTGCAGTTACATGGATTGAGTGGAGAAAGAAAAATCCCCAGATTGAACCAGACCTCAGCAGCGCGAATCTGCAAGGCGATAATCTTAGAGGCGCAAACCTCCAAGGGGTAAACTTGAGAAAAGTGGATTTGAGTAATGCTTTACTGGTGCGAGCAAACCTCAGTGGTGCTGACCTCAGTAGTGCCAACCTCTACAAAGCCTTTTTAATTGAAGCTAACCTGAGTGCGGCTAACTTCAGTGTTGCTAACTTGAGTGGTGCTGTACTTACGCAGGCAGATTTGAGTCATGCCAATCTGATTGGAGCCGATTTGAGTCAGGTGGATCTTAGAGGTGCTGCGATCGCATATGCTAATCTGATTGGCACTGACTTAAGAGGCGCTAACTTGAAAGATGCCGATTTAGGTTCAGCAAAGCTGATGCGGACTAACCTCTCTTTTGCCAACCTCATTGAAGCTAACTTGATTGCAGCAGACCTCAGCGAAGCGAGTTTGTATGAGACGGAAATGTTGGGTGCTTATCTTTACAAAGCTGACCTTTACAAAGCTAATCTGAACAAGGCTCACCTCAGTGGTGCATACCTGTTGCGGGCTAACCTTAGTGAAGCTGACTTGAGTCAAGCAGACTTGAGTTGGACTAACCTCAGAAGCGCAAATTTAGCAGGGGCAAATCTCAGAGGAGCTAACCTTAGAGGAGCCGACATTAGGGAAGCTAACCTTAGCGGTGTAAATCTTCAGGAAGCAATTATGCCTGACGCTTCAAGGCACAATTAG
- a CDS encoding endonuclease domain-containing protein — protein sequence MNNPTPEEPYPPKKEGTRNIVIGYKADLVKVQRAKELRQQMTPEEKILWQHLRANRLNGFHFRRQQIINGFIADFYCHSTALVIEVDGKIHEQQAEYDAERDKVLLARGLRLLRIKNEEVRHELDKVLMRISTACSQET from the coding sequence ATGAATAATCCAACACCCGAAGAACCCTATCCACCGAAAAAAGAGGGAACTCGCAATATTGTAATCGGCTACAAAGCAGACTTAGTTAAAGTGCAACGTGCCAAAGAACTTCGTCAGCAAATGACACCAGAAGAAAAAATACTTTGGCAACATCTTCGTGCTAATCGCCTGAATGGTTTTCACTTTCGCCGTCAACAGATTATCAATGGCTTTATCGCAGATTTCTACTGTCACTCAACTGCATTAGTGATAGAAGTAGATGGCAAAATTCATGAACAACAAGCCGAATATGATGCAGAACGGGACAAAGTTTTGTTAGCTAGGGGACTGCGTTTGTTGCGAATTAAAAATGAAGAAGTGAGACACGAACTTGATAAAGTCTTGATGCGTATTTCCACAGCTTGTTCTCAAGAGACCTAA